The Benincasa hispida cultivar B227 chromosome 11, ASM972705v1, whole genome shotgun sequence genome has a segment encoding these proteins:
- the LOC120091109 gene encoding F-box protein PP2-A15: MGASLSNLGEAVNGSTIGPGLGDIPENCVARVFLHLTPPEICNLARLNRAFRGAASSDAVWESKLPSNYQDLLDFLPPERYQNLSKKDIYALLSRPVPFDGGNKEVWLDRITGRICMAISAKGMAITGIDDRRYWNWIPTEESRFNVVAYLQQIWWFEVDGMVKFPFPADIYTLTFRLHLGRFYKRLGRRVCSFEHTHGWDVKPVRFELSTSDGQQATHEFCLDEHGFIDVSGHRKRGSWIEYKVGEFLVNKSGSTTEIRFSMKQIDCTHSKGGLCVDSVFIIPSVLKERKR; this comes from the exons ATGGGGGCCTCGCTTTCGAACTTGGGTGAAGCTGTTAATGGCTCCACCATCGGTCCTGGCCTCGGAGACATACCAGAGAATTGTGTCGCACGTGTTTTTCTTCACCTTACTCCGCCAGAGATTTGCAACCTTGCACGGCTTAACAGAGCGTTTCGCGGCGCCGCCTCGTCGGATGCTGTTTGGGAATCAAAATTGCCTTCAAATTATCAAGATCTTCTCGATTTCTTGCCCCCTGAACGGTATCAAAATCTGTCAAAAAAAGATATATACGCACTGCTATCTCGTCCGGTGCCATTCGATGGTGGAAATAAA GAGGTGTGGTTGGACAGAATCACTGGAAGGATTTGCATGGCGATATCAGCAAAGGGCATGGCTATAACTGGAATTGATGATAGAAGATACTGGAATTGGATTCCTACTGAAGAGTCTCG GTTCAATGTTGTGGCATATCTGCAGCAAATTTGGTGGTTTGAAGTAGATGGGATGGTGAAATTCCCTTTTCCTGCTGATATCTATACACTGACCTTCAGGCTTCACCTTGGAAGATTCTACAAGCGGCTTGGCCGACGTGTATGCAGCTTCGAGCATACTCACGGTTGGGATGTAAAGCCTGTACGGTTCGAACTGTCTACTTCTGATGGACAGCAAGCAACACATGAATTCTGTTTAGATGAGCACGGATTTATTGATGTAAGTGGACACCGCAAGCGGGGGTCTTGGATAGAATACAAGGTAGGTGAATTTTTGGTCAACAAGTCGGGTTCAACCACTGAAATTAGATTTTCCATGAAACAGATTGACTGCACGCATTCTAAAGGTGGGCTTTGTGTAGATTCTGTATTTATCATTCCCAGTGTCTTGAAAGAGCGTAAAAGATGA